One Salvelinus namaycush isolate Seneca chromosome 4, SaNama_1.0, whole genome shotgun sequence genomic window carries:
- the LOC120045635 gene encoding survival of motor neuron-related-splicing factor 30-like yields the protein MSEDLLKQLGSYKAQLQQVEAALSTDPENEDLLKLQKDLSEVIDLTKDLLTSQPSEGTASANSSDAAPLKHRWSVGDRCMTAWSKDGQVYEAEIEEIDGENGTAAITFSGYGNAEVVPLQNLKPAEEGKHSEDDGKSKSRKEQIADQREYKKKKAQKKVLRMKELEQEREDQKSKWQSFNNKAYNKNKKGQVKRSIFASPESVDGKVGVGTCGIADRPMTTYHDTSKYNVRHLMPQ from the exons ATGTCAGAGGATTTGTTGAAACAGTTGGGCAGCTACAAAGCACAGTTGCAACAAGTGGAAGCTGCCTTATCAACCGACCCTGAAAATGAAGACCTTCTCAAATTACAGAAAGACTTATCG GAAGTCATAGACTTAACAAAAGACCTCTTGACGTCGCAGCCCTCCGAAGGTACTGCTAGTGCCAACAGCTCAGATGCAGCCCCCCTGAAACATAGGTGGAGCGTTGGGGACAGGTGTATGACTGCGTGGAGTAAGGATGGACA GGTGTATGAAGCTGAGATTGAGGAGATAGATGGCGAGAATGGCACGGCGGCCATCACCTTCTCCGGCTACGGGAACGCAGAGGTGGTGCCACTGCAGAACCTCAAGCCTGCCGAGGAGGGCAAGCACTCTGAGGATGACGGGAAATCCAAGTCTAG GAAGGAGCAGATAGCCGACCAGAGGGAGTACAAGAAGAAGAAGGCCCAGAAGAAGGTGCTGAGGATGAAGGAGCTGGAACAGGAGCGAGAAGACCAGAAATCCAAGTGGCAGAGTTTTAACAACAAGGCCTATAACAAGAACAAGAAAGGACAG GTGAAGAGGAGTATATTTGCATCGCCGGAGAGTGTAGACGGAAAGGTGGGAGTAGGAACATGTGGCATTGCAGACAGACCTATGACCACGTATCACGACACATCCAAATATAACGTCAGGCATCTAATGCCACAGTGA